Proteins co-encoded in one Streptomyces sp. NBC_01283 genomic window:
- a CDS encoding extracellular solute-binding protein, which produces MRRGIAATAIVAALALTAAACGGDDGDSGKKASGKLSGTVTFWDTSNDAEKGTYEKLAKGFEKLHPDVKVNYVSVAFGEANAKFKNAAGGNSGAPDVMRTEVAWVADFANLGYLAPLEGTPALDKADDYLPQAAASTKFKGKTYAAPQTIDTLALFYNKKMLKEAGVEAPKTFDEVKSAAKKIKSKTGKTGLYLRGDDPYYYLPYLYGEGGDLLDTKSKKVTVDDPQGAAAFKVMKDLVDSKAATTDASDGYNNQLNAFKDGDVAMALDGPWSIEGAMQGKEFKGDKANLGIAPVPGGSDRQASPQGGWNLAAYAGSKNLDASYEFIKYMSSAKVQQQTTEKLSLLPTRTSVYDVKSVKDNQMVQFFKPAVDKSVERPWIPEANALFEPIRLQMEKVLSGKTSPEDGAKGVGDAYRKLLKDYK; this is translated from the coding sequence ATGCGGCGTGGCATAGCGGCCACCGCAATCGTCGCGGCCCTGGCCCTGACAGCGGCAGCGTGCGGTGGCGATGACGGTGACAGCGGCAAGAAGGCTTCGGGCAAGCTGTCCGGGACCGTCACTTTCTGGGACACCTCGAACGATGCCGAGAAGGGGACCTACGAGAAGCTCGCCAAGGGCTTCGAGAAGCTCCACCCGGACGTCAAGGTCAACTACGTGAGCGTCGCGTTCGGCGAGGCCAACGCCAAGTTCAAGAACGCCGCGGGCGGCAACTCCGGCGCCCCCGACGTCATGCGCACCGAGGTCGCCTGGGTCGCGGACTTCGCCAACCTGGGCTACCTCGCCCCGCTGGAGGGCACCCCCGCCCTCGACAAGGCGGACGACTACCTCCCGCAGGCCGCGGCAAGCACCAAGTTCAAGGGCAAGACCTACGCCGCCCCGCAGACCATCGACACCCTGGCGCTCTTCTACAACAAGAAGATGCTCAAGGAAGCCGGTGTCGAGGCGCCCAAGACCTTCGACGAGGTGAAGAGCGCCGCGAAGAAGATCAAGTCGAAGACCGGCAAGACCGGCCTCTACCTGCGCGGTGACGACCCGTACTACTACCTCCCGTACCTCTACGGCGAGGGCGGCGACCTCCTCGACACCAAGAGCAAGAAGGTCACCGTCGACGACCCCCAGGGCGCCGCGGCCTTCAAGGTCATGAAGGACCTGGTCGACTCCAAGGCGGCCACCACCGACGCGAGCGACGGTTACAACAACCAGCTCAACGCCTTCAAGGACGGCGACGTCGCGATGGCCCTCGACGGACCCTGGTCCATCGAAGGAGCCATGCAGGGCAAGGAGTTCAAGGGCGACAAGGCCAACCTCGGCATCGCCCCCGTGCCCGGCGGCAGCGACCGGCAGGCCTCCCCGCAGGGCGGCTGGAACCTCGCGGCCTACGCGGGCTCCAAGAACCTCGACGCCAGCTACGAGTTCATCAAGTACATGAGCTCGGCCAAGGTGCAGCAGCAGACCACCGAGAAGCTGAGCCTGCTGCCCACCCGTACCTCTGTGTACGACGTGAAGTCCGTCAAGGACAACCAGATGGTCCAGTTCTTCAAGCCGGCCGTGGACAAGTCCGTGGAGCGGCCCTGGATCCCGGAGGCCAACGCCCTGTTCGAGCCGATCCGGCTGCAGATGGAGAAGGTGCTCAGCGGCAAGACCTCGCCCGAGGACGGGGCGAAGGGTGTCGGCGACGCCTACCGCAAGCTGCTGAAGGACTACAAGTAA
- a CDS encoding LacI family DNA-binding transcriptional regulator, with protein sequence MTARLVDIAAQAGVSEATVSRVLNGKPGVAAATRESVLAALDMLGFERPTRLRQRSSAGLIGLITPELDNPIFPALAQVIAQALTRQGYTPVLATQTPGGSTEDELTDMLVDRGVSGIIFVSGLHADTTADMERYEVLRGKGVPFVLVNGFSPKVQAPFVSTDDRAAARLAVTHLASLGHTRIGLAVGPKRFVPVLRKIEGFQLGMREALGLSPADSEELIEHSLYTLEGGQAAAGTLIGRGCTALVCASDMMALGAVRAARERDLRVPQDISVVGYDDSPLIAFTDPPLTTIRQPVQAMGQASVRTLLEEIGGTPAPHSEFLFMPELVVRGSTASGRADRNADQS encoded by the coding sequence ATGACCGCACGGCTCGTCGACATCGCAGCGCAGGCGGGGGTGAGCGAAGCCACCGTCAGCCGCGTGCTCAACGGCAAGCCCGGTGTGGCTGCGGCCACCCGCGAATCCGTCCTCGCCGCCCTGGACATGCTCGGCTTCGAACGTCCCACGCGGCTGCGCCAGCGCAGCAGCGCAGGACTGATCGGCTTGATCACGCCCGAGCTGGACAACCCGATCTTCCCCGCGCTCGCCCAGGTCATCGCCCAGGCCCTGACCCGCCAGGGCTACACACCGGTCCTCGCCACCCAGACGCCCGGCGGCTCCACCGAGGACGAACTCACGGACATGCTCGTGGACCGCGGCGTCTCCGGGATCATCTTCGTCTCCGGCCTGCACGCCGACACCACCGCCGACATGGAGCGGTACGAAGTGCTGCGCGGCAAGGGCGTGCCCTTCGTCCTCGTCAACGGCTTCTCCCCCAAGGTGCAGGCCCCCTTCGTCTCCACGGACGACCGCGCCGCGGCCCGGCTCGCCGTCACGCACCTCGCCTCGCTGGGCCACACCCGCATCGGGCTCGCGGTGGGACCCAAGCGTTTCGTGCCCGTTCTGCGCAAGATCGAGGGCTTCCAGCTCGGCATGCGCGAAGCCCTCGGCCTGTCACCCGCGGACTCCGAGGAGCTGATCGAGCACTCCCTCTACACGCTGGAGGGCGGCCAGGCCGCGGCGGGCACGCTCATCGGCCGGGGCTGCACCGCGCTCGTGTGCGCCAGCGACATGATGGCCCTCGGCGCCGTCCGGGCCGCCCGGGAACGGGACTTGCGGGTGCCGCAGGACATCTCGGTGGTCGGTTACGACGACTCCCCGCTCATCGCGTTCACCGACCCCCCGCTGACCACGATCCGCCAGCCGGTCCAGGCGATGGGCCAGGCCTCGGTCCGCACCCTCCTGGAGGAGATCGGCGGAACGCCCGCCCCGCACAGCGAGTTCCTCTTCATGCCGGAGCTCGTGGTCCGCGGCTCGACGGCCTCCGGCCGCGCCGACCGGAACGCGGACCAGTCCTGA
- a CDS encoding adenosine kinase has product MPTETEIDVLVLGGAGVDSIVYVPELPLPYADSYMVPAIETRAGQTGDFVAMGVRALGLRTHHIDLIGADHEGDLIRALHRERGIPFTEALQSNGTKRAVNLVGPDGRRLSLYDNSRAQGTDRLPRATVEALAAVSRHAHVSLTHPCAFALPTLRAAGVSISTDLHDWDGAEPYHEAFAHEADLVFLSTAALADPEKTMRQIAARGRARTVVATAGAEGAHLLVDGELSHVPAATPPAPVVDSNGAGDAFAAAYLFGLLAGEPPLHCARYGTIAGAYACTVPATRTDVIGRERLLSLAAGPPRA; this is encoded by the coding sequence GTGCCCACTGAGACCGAGATCGACGTGCTGGTGCTCGGCGGCGCGGGCGTGGACTCGATCGTGTACGTCCCCGAGCTGCCCCTCCCCTACGCCGACAGTTACATGGTGCCCGCGATCGAGACGCGCGCCGGGCAGACCGGCGACTTCGTCGCGATGGGGGTGAGGGCGCTGGGGCTGCGCACCCATCACATCGACCTCATCGGCGCGGACCACGAGGGCGACCTGATCCGCGCGCTGCACCGCGAGCGCGGCATCCCCTTCACCGAGGCTCTCCAGAGCAACGGCACCAAGCGCGCGGTGAACCTCGTCGGCCCCGACGGACGGCGCCTCTCGCTGTACGACAACAGCCGTGCGCAGGGCACCGACCGGCTGCCCCGGGCGACGGTCGAGGCCCTGGCCGCCGTGAGCCGGCACGCCCACGTCTCCCTCACCCATCCCTGCGCCTTCGCCCTGCCCACGCTGCGCGCGGCAGGGGTGAGCATCTCGACCGACCTGCACGACTGGGACGGAGCCGAGCCGTACCACGAGGCCTTCGCGCACGAGGCCGACCTCGTCTTCCTGTCGACGGCCGCCCTGGCCGACCCGGAGAAGACCATGCGTCAGATCGCCGCGCGGGGCCGGGCCCGGACGGTCGTCGCGACGGCCGGGGCCGAGGGCGCCCATCTCCTCGTCGACGGCGAACTGTCCCACGTGCCGGCCGCCACACCCCCCGCGCCGGTGGTGGACTCCAACGGCGCCGGTGACGCCTTCGCCGCGGCCTACCTCTTCGGCCTGCTGGCCGGCGAGCCACCCCTGCACTGCGCCCGCTACGGCACGATCGCCGGCGCGTACGCCTGTACCGTCCCGGCCACGCGCACCGACGTCATCGGCAGGGAGCGACTCCTCTCCCTGGCCGCCGGACCACCGCGGGCCTGA
- a CDS encoding aldo/keto reductase — protein sequence MASRTDVHTGRVLYGCMGLGGTWDTTPYAPEDIDAAEAAVEAALEAGITVFDQADIYRHGKSEAVFGEVLARASGLRERIVLQTKCGIRLAEGDRPGLYDLRGPTIVQRVEESLTRLRTDVIDVLLLHRPDPLTGPEEIAKALASLHGQGLVRRFGVSNMSAAQIAHLRAHLDVPLVANQLEMSLESRDWVEAGVLVNTPAAADSGFPHGTLEYCAANGIQLQAWGALARGRFTGGGETPTARLVADLAARKRTTPETILLWWLQRHPARIAPVIGTSRPDRILACRDAVHREPELTHEEWYDLWITARGGPLP from the coding sequence ATGGCATCGCGGACCGACGTCCACACCGGTCGTGTGCTGTACGGGTGCATGGGACTCGGCGGCACCTGGGACACCACGCCGTACGCCCCCGAGGACATCGACGCGGCCGAGGCCGCCGTGGAAGCAGCACTTGAGGCCGGCATCACGGTTTTCGACCAGGCCGACATCTACCGGCACGGCAAGTCGGAGGCGGTCTTCGGCGAGGTGCTCGCCAGGGCGTCCGGACTGCGCGAACGCATCGTCCTGCAGACCAAGTGCGGCATCCGCCTGGCCGAGGGCGACCGGCCCGGTCTGTACGACCTGCGCGGGCCGACCATCGTCCAGCGCGTCGAGGAGAGCCTCACCCGGCTGCGCACCGACGTGATCGACGTACTGCTCCTGCACCGGCCCGATCCGCTGACAGGCCCGGAGGAGATCGCGAAGGCGCTGGCCTCGCTGCACGGGCAGGGTCTGGTGCGCCGGTTCGGTGTGTCGAACATGAGCGCCGCGCAGATCGCGCACCTGCGGGCGCACCTGGACGTACCGCTGGTCGCCAACCAGCTGGAGATGAGCCTGGAGAGCCGCGACTGGGTCGAGGCCGGGGTGCTCGTGAACACACCGGCCGCCGCCGACAGCGGCTTCCCGCACGGGACCCTGGAGTACTGCGCCGCCAACGGCATCCAGCTGCAGGCCTGGGGAGCCCTCGCCCGGGGCCGCTTCACCGGCGGCGGCGAGACCCCGACCGCACGGCTCGTCGCCGATCTCGCCGCACGCAAGCGGACGACCCCGGAGACGATCCTGCTGTGGTGGCTCCAGCGGCATCCGGCGCGGATCGCCCCCGTCATCGGCACCAGCCGCCCGGACCGCATCCTCGCCTGCCGGGACGCCGTCCACCGCGAACCCGAACTCACCCACGAGGAGTGGTACGACCTGTGGATCACCGCCCGGGGCGGCCCGCTGCCGTGA
- a CDS encoding aminoglycoside phosphotransferase family protein, translating to MTEPAVEVQPLVREKAHGLGAIGERWLTELPGLLGDLERRWSIEVGPPLPGGTTSYVARARTREGRDAVLKVSLPAPDFAGQVRTLRLAEGRGYARLLAHDLGRHAMLQEALGPSMDRIGLAPRQQIETLCVMLRSAWRVPRAAELTVDPAEEKARTLGELVARLWESLGRPCSERVVTRALTYAGRRAAAFDPGRCVVVHGDPHPGNALQVLAPRAGADAGFVFVDPDGFLADPAYDLGVVLRDWCAELKGRDRAAADALLRSYCALLADRTGVDGQAVWEWGFLERVSTGLFVLGFGAEELGRPFLDTAELLA from the coding sequence GTGACCGAACCCGCCGTCGAAGTCCAGCCCCTCGTACGCGAGAAGGCCCACGGCCTGGGAGCCATCGGCGAGCGGTGGCTGACCGAACTGCCCGGTCTCCTCGGTGATCTGGAGCGGCGGTGGTCCATCGAGGTCGGGCCGCCGCTGCCCGGCGGAACCACCTCGTACGTGGCGCGGGCCAGGACCCGCGAGGGGCGGGACGCGGTGCTCAAGGTCTCCCTGCCCGCACCGGACTTCGCGGGCCAGGTGCGCACCCTGCGCCTAGCGGAGGGCCGGGGGTACGCGCGCCTCCTCGCCCATGACCTCGGCCGTCACGCGATGCTCCAGGAGGCGCTCGGCCCGTCGATGGACCGCATCGGCCTCGCCCCTCGGCAGCAGATCGAGACGCTGTGCGTCATGCTCCGCAGCGCCTGGCGGGTGCCCCGCGCCGCGGAGCTCACCGTCGATCCGGCCGAGGAGAAGGCCCGCACGCTCGGCGAGCTGGTCGCACGGCTGTGGGAGAGCCTCGGCCGCCCCTGCTCGGAGCGGGTGGTGACCCGGGCACTGACGTACGCCGGACGCCGCGCCGCCGCCTTCGATCCCGGCCGTTGCGTCGTCGTGCACGGCGACCCGCACCCCGGCAACGCGCTGCAAGTCCTCGCACCCAGGGCCGGGGCCGATGCGGGCTTCGTGTTCGTGGACCCCGACGGGTTCCTCGCCGATCCCGCGTACGACCTGGGGGTCGTGCTCCGCGACTGGTGCGCGGAGTTGAAGGGCAGGGACCGGGCCGCGGCCGACGCTCTGCTGCGGTCCTACTGTGCGCTCCTGGCGGACCGGACCGGGGTGGACGGGCAGGCGGTCTGGGAGTGGGGCTTCCTCGAGCGGGTGTCGACCGGCCTCTTCGTGCTCGGTTTCGGGGCGGAGGAGCTCGGCCGGCCGTTCCTCGACACCGCGGAGCTGCTGGCCTGA
- a CDS encoding alpha/beta hydrolase, with amino-acid sequence MTKNKRNAALLAASAAILSLTAPLAATASTPAAPNALSTVGPLDWQPCEGRGLDPRQECATVDVPMDYADPTGKQIGIAVSRIPSENPEARRGALFLIPGGPGGLGLDTPSGKGQKLPKAVRDTYDLIGFDPRGLGRSTPVSCGLEHADLAMSRLRPWPAADGSISENMTTAQRMSDACARNGGDLIRHITTANEARDIDRIRAALGERKLSAWGVSYGTYVGAVYSQLFPRRTDRVVLDSNDDPDPTRVSRAWVAAHEQGVEDTFPEFAKWASAPGNPHRLAETAAEVRPLFLELAAELDREPIPWPGANPGELNGNVLRQTLLNTLYDPDGFPKLAELILAARKGTVPPAPQGPPEAMMQNAVAVGSAVLCNDIEWPRSPAAYEKGVAESRAKYPLTAGMPRNAMPCAAWPYKPKEAPVRITDSGPSTILLVQNERDPATPLSGALKLRTALGKRATMVTVNSTGHDAYLDNGNECGDRTVSHYLATGERPGRDTYCA; translated from the coding sequence ATGACGAAGAACAAGCGAAACGCCGCCCTGCTCGCCGCCTCGGCGGCCATCCTCAGCCTCACCGCACCGCTGGCCGCGACGGCCTCGACTCCCGCCGCCCCCAACGCTCTCTCCACCGTCGGGCCCCTGGACTGGCAGCCGTGCGAGGGCAGGGGCCTCGACCCCCGCCAGGAGTGCGCCACCGTCGACGTCCCGATGGACTACGCCGACCCCACCGGCAAGCAGATCGGCATCGCCGTCTCCCGCATCCCCAGCGAGAACCCCGAGGCACGCCGAGGCGCCCTGTTCCTGATCCCCGGCGGGCCCGGCGGACTCGGCCTCGACACCCCGTCGGGCAAGGGCCAGAAGCTGCCGAAAGCGGTCCGCGACACGTACGACCTGATCGGCTTCGACCCACGCGGCCTCGGCCGCTCCACCCCGGTGAGCTGCGGTCTCGAACACGCCGACCTCGCCATGTCGAGGTTGCGCCCCTGGCCTGCCGCCGACGGCTCCATCAGCGAGAACATGACCACCGCGCAGCGGATGTCGGATGCCTGCGCACGCAACGGCGGTGATCTCATCCGCCACATCACCACCGCCAACGAGGCCCGCGACATCGACCGCATCCGGGCGGCCCTCGGCGAGCGGAAGCTCTCCGCGTGGGGTGTCTCCTACGGCACCTACGTCGGGGCGGTCTACAGCCAGCTCTTCCCGCGCCGCACCGACCGCGTCGTCCTGGACAGCAACGACGACCCCGACCCCACACGGGTCTCCCGCGCCTGGGTCGCCGCGCACGAGCAAGGAGTCGAGGACACCTTCCCGGAGTTCGCCAAGTGGGCCTCGGCACCGGGCAATCCGCACCGCCTCGCCGAAACGGCGGCCGAAGTGCGCCCGCTCTTCCTGGAACTGGCCGCCGAGCTCGACCGCGAGCCGATCCCATGGCCCGGCGCCAACCCCGGGGAACTCAACGGCAACGTCCTGCGCCAGACCCTGCTCAACACGCTCTACGACCCCGACGGCTTCCCCAAGCTGGCCGAGCTGATCCTGGCCGCACGGAAGGGCACGGTCCCGCCCGCGCCGCAGGGACCGCCGGAGGCGATGATGCAGAACGCCGTCGCGGTGGGCTCCGCGGTCCTCTGCAACGACATCGAGTGGCCCAGGTCGCCAGCCGCGTACGAGAAGGGGGTCGCCGAGAGCCGTGCCAAGTACCCCCTGACGGCGGGAATGCCGCGCAACGCGATGCCGTGCGCCGCCTGGCCCTACAAGCCGAAGGAGGCCCCGGTGCGGATCACCGACAGCGGTCCGTCCACCATCCTGCTCGTCCAGAACGAGCGCGACCCGGCGACCCCGCTCAGCGGCGCCCTCAAACTCCGTACGGCCCTGGGCAAGCGCGCCACCATGGTCACGGTGAACTCGACCGGCCACGACGCCTATCTCGACAACGGCAACGAGTGCGGCGACCGGACCGTCTCCCACTACCTGGCGACGGGGGAGCGGCCGGGGCGCGACACCTACTGCGCCTAG
- a CDS encoding YncE family protein — MTSLTCRIRRTAAVAVAFAAGSALALTGTASAQPGQTSGKASGSTVESAPLVKGLYQSAYSERNNVLWATSAVGRPPVTNSSLLKVDPRTLKVKDSYTPPVTNAETGAVEAVYGIAVDDEHNTVWTTNTRDNSVAVYDQRTGKHLASLPGVNHAREVVVDTRHNTAWASSFGDGTVVAFDTRTFKEKKRVTVEGSTPAGLAVNERTGAAYAADLGGDRIIEITPKGESPRLIPTGDGPISLALSKDGRTAYTADQAAGGLSVVDLKKGTVKKSVPTGAGALSVATDRRSGKVLVANRTPGTVTVVDPAKGAVVETLATGASPNHIQVTGGTAFVVDKSGTGPEGQDQAHRIRIGR, encoded by the coding sequence ATGACCTCTCTCACCTGCCGCATTCGCCGTACCGCCGCAGTTGCCGTGGCCTTCGCCGCGGGCAGTGCGCTGGCCCTGACCGGTACCGCGTCCGCGCAGCCCGGCCAGACCTCCGGCAAAGCGTCCGGCTCGACCGTCGAGTCCGCGCCGCTCGTGAAGGGTCTCTACCAGTCCGCGTACTCCGAGCGGAACAACGTGCTGTGGGCCACCTCCGCGGTGGGCCGGCCGCCCGTCACCAACTCCAGCCTCCTGAAGGTCGACCCGCGCACGCTCAAGGTGAAGGACAGCTACACGCCTCCGGTGACCAACGCCGAGACCGGCGCCGTCGAGGCGGTCTACGGGATCGCCGTCGACGACGAGCACAACACCGTCTGGACCACGAACACCCGCGACAACTCCGTCGCCGTCTACGACCAGCGCACCGGCAAGCACCTCGCCTCACTGCCCGGCGTGAACCACGCCCGTGAGGTCGTCGTGGACACCAGGCACAACACGGCGTGGGCGAGCAGCTTCGGCGACGGCACCGTCGTCGCCTTCGACACCCGCACCTTCAAGGAGAAGAAGCGCGTCACGGTCGAGGGGTCGACCCCGGCCGGCCTGGCCGTGAACGAGCGGACCGGCGCCGCGTACGCCGCCGACCTGGGCGGCGACCGGATCATCGAGATCACCCCGAAGGGCGAGAGCCCCCGCCTCATCCCGACCGGCGACGGCCCGATCTCCCTCGCGCTCTCCAAGGACGGCCGCACCGCCTACACCGCCGACCAGGCCGCCGGCGGCCTCTCCGTCGTCGACCTCAAAAAGGGCACCGTGAAGAAGTCCGTGCCGACCGGCGCGGGCGCCCTGTCCGTCGCCACCGACCGGCGTTCGGGCAAGGTCCTGGTCGCCAACCGGACCCCCGGCACCGTCACGGTCGTCGACCCCGCCAAGGGCGCCGTCGTCGAGACCCTGGCCACCGGCGCGAGCCCCAACCACATCCAGGTGACGGGCGGTACGGCGTTCGTGGTCGACAAGTCCGGCACCGGCCCCGAGGGCCAGGACCAGGCGCACCGCATCCGGATCGGCCGCTGA
- a CDS encoding MFS transporter, whose product MSLSRRRAALYARIPGGLDGRRMLWIALINKVGTGLWMGAAALYFTLVTGLSVAEVGVLMGASGAVGIAGAPLAGHLADRFAVTRVIIGSQLVQAAALLALLTTENFSLLLLYSAVNSLADRGANVLTKLYAARIAGQDRTKYQAVQRTVANAGWAIGGLAGALALAVGTTHAYQALLVGNVLSFLFAAFLTLRCAEPPSPSRVVTDSAASALPAAPSNPWRDRRYLLFTATEAALFLDDAVLQVGIPLWIVHATDAPHGLAPLLMVLNCVLVVCCQVPLSRFGGTPERARHLLVPLAACFVVGCAAMTVSVAGGTWPAVIALVIAAIAFTFAEILHAIASWELSIALAPDDAQGAYLGVHGLSSSAQRSGGPLLVTAVIAAGPLAWPLLGAGVIVTVAAQSRLVRERPLRPGGPVDVPGALPDRERGERGQRLGS is encoded by the coding sequence GTGAGCCTCAGCCGTCGGCGGGCCGCACTGTACGCACGCATACCGGGGGGCCTCGACGGGCGCCGCATGCTCTGGATCGCCCTGATCAACAAGGTGGGGACCGGGCTGTGGATGGGGGCGGCCGCCCTCTACTTCACCCTGGTCACCGGGCTCTCCGTCGCCGAGGTCGGCGTGCTCATGGGAGCTTCGGGGGCCGTGGGCATCGCGGGGGCGCCGCTCGCGGGACACCTCGCCGACCGATTCGCCGTCACCCGCGTCATCATCGGCTCCCAACTCGTGCAGGCCGCGGCCCTGTTGGCGTTGCTGACGACGGAGAACTTCTCCCTGCTCCTGCTGTACTCGGCCGTGAACAGCCTCGCCGACCGCGGCGCCAACGTCCTCACCAAGCTGTACGCCGCCCGTATCGCGGGCCAGGACCGCACCAAGTACCAGGCCGTTCAGCGCACGGTGGCCAACGCGGGCTGGGCCATCGGCGGCCTGGCGGGGGCGCTCGCGCTCGCCGTCGGCACCACTCACGCCTACCAGGCCCTGCTCGTCGGGAACGTGCTCAGCTTCCTCTTCGCCGCGTTCCTCACCCTGCGCTGCGCGGAACCGCCGTCGCCCTCCCGGGTGGTCACGGACTCCGCGGCGTCCGCGCTCCCCGCAGCTCCTTCCAACCCGTGGCGCGACCGCCGCTACCTCCTCTTCACCGCCACCGAGGCGGCGCTGTTCCTCGACGACGCGGTGCTCCAGGTCGGCATCCCGCTGTGGATCGTCCACGCCACGGACGCCCCGCACGGCCTCGCGCCGCTGCTCATGGTCCTCAACTGCGTGCTCGTCGTCTGCTGCCAGGTCCCGTTGTCCCGCTTCGGAGGTACGCCGGAACGGGCCCGCCATCTCCTCGTACCCCTCGCCGCCTGCTTCGTCGTCGGCTGCGCCGCGATGACCGTCTCGGTGGCGGGCGGCACTTGGCCGGCCGTCATCGCGCTCGTGATCGCGGCGATCGCCTTCACCTTCGCGGAGATACTGCACGCCATCGCGTCCTGGGAGCTCTCCATCGCGCTCGCCCCTGATGACGCCCAGGGCGCCTACCTCGGTGTGCACGGACTGTCGTCTTCGGCCCAGCGCAGCGGGGGACCGCTCCTGGTCACCGCCGTCATCGCCGCGGGACCCCTGGCCTGGCCGCTGCTCGGCGCGGGTGTGATCGTGACGGTGGCGGCGCAGAGCCGTCTCGTGCGCGAGCGGCCGCTCCGGCCGGGCGGACCGGTGGATGTGCCCGGCGCACTGCCCGACCGTGAACGCGGTGAACGCGGTCAGCGGCTCGGGTCGTGA
- a CDS encoding aminotransferase class I/II-fold pyridoxal phosphate-dependent enzyme produces the protein MAAQYAIKGTTAKGITSSVEQAVAEGWLGPGDALPPVRRLADELGVSAGTVATAYRELRQRGIVVTRGRGGTVVAQAPAVGARRPPKVPHGVRDLAGGHPDPALMPALLPPERVAPVSGSHRGSPRRAGLEGLAREWFARDGIPDNRVTFAHGALDCMARLLSVELKPGDAVAVEDPGFHHLLDLVPALGLRMVPVAVDDEGIRPEALRGALRAGVRAVVCSPRGQNPVGGCFSAARRDALLEALGGHPEVLVIEDDHNAEVAGAPSHSLASGGLERWAQVRTVSKHLSVDLRWAALACDATTLARHEGRMLLTSGWVSHLLQETVERTMADPDARALVGRAERVYAERREALTGELTRRGIAAHGASGLNVSVPVRDESAVVNGLRSRGWWVAAGSRFRIATPTAVRVTSATLEVSEAARFADDFAAVLGESEATYGG, from the coding sequence GTGGCAGCACAATATGCGATCAAGGGCACGACCGCCAAGGGCATTACCTCGTCGGTCGAACAGGCCGTGGCCGAGGGCTGGTTGGGTCCGGGGGATGCCCTGCCGCCGGTGCGCAGGCTCGCCGATGAGCTCGGGGTCAGCGCCGGGACGGTGGCGACGGCCTACAGGGAGCTCCGGCAGCGCGGGATCGTGGTCACGCGCGGGCGTGGCGGAACGGTGGTCGCCCAGGCTCCCGCGGTCGGGGCGCGCAGGCCGCCGAAGGTGCCGCACGGGGTGCGCGATCTGGCGGGCGGACATCCGGACCCGGCACTGATGCCGGCGCTGCTGCCGCCCGAGCGAGTGGCCCCCGTCAGCGGTTCGCACCGCGGTTCGCCGCGCCGCGCGGGGCTCGAGGGACTGGCCCGGGAGTGGTTCGCGCGGGACGGGATTCCGGACAACCGGGTGACCTTCGCGCACGGCGCCCTTGACTGCATGGCGCGGCTGCTCTCCGTGGAGCTGAAGCCGGGCGACGCGGTGGCCGTCGAGGACCCGGGGTTCCACCATCTCCTGGACCTGGTACCGGCGTTGGGCCTGCGTATGGTGCCGGTCGCGGTGGACGACGAGGGGATCAGGCCGGAGGCGCTGCGCGGCGCCCTGCGGGCGGGCGTCAGGGCGGTCGTGTGCAGCCCGCGCGGTCAGAACCCGGTGGGCGGCTGCTTCTCGGCGGCCCGCCGCGACGCCCTGCTCGAAGCACTCGGCGGCCACCCGGAAGTGCTGGTCATCGAGGACGATCACAACGCGGAGGTCGCGGGGGCGCCCTCGCACTCGCTGGCGTCCGGCGGGCTCGAACGGTGGGCGCAGGTGCGGACCGTGTCCAAGCACCTGAGCGTCGACCTGCGCTGGGCGGCATTGGCGTGCGACGCGACCACGCTGGCCCGGCACGAGGGGCGGATGCTGCTCACCTCGGGGTGGGTCAGTCATCTGCTGCAGGAAACGGTCGAGCGCACGATGGCCGATCCCGATGCGAGGGCGCTCGTGGGGCGGGCCGAGCGGGTCTACGCCGAGCGGCGCGAGGCGCTGACCGGCGAGCTCACTCGGCGCGGGATCGCCGCACACGGGGCGAGCGGGCTGAACGTGTCCGTGCCGGTGCGGGACGAGTCCGCGGTGGTCAACGGACTGCGCTCGCGGGGGTGGTGGGTGGCCGCGGGCTCACGCTTCCGCATCGCCACGCCCACGGCCGTACGGGTCACGTCGGCCACCCTCGAAGTGTCGGAAGCCGCACGCTTCGCGGATGACTTCGCCGCGGTGCTCGGCGAGTCCGAGGCCACGTACGGGGGTTGA